One genomic segment of Primulina tabacum isolate GXHZ01 chromosome 9, ASM2559414v2, whole genome shotgun sequence includes these proteins:
- the LOC142555195 gene encoding uncharacterized protein LOC142555195 isoform X1, with translation MDEFEFRHLLENFPLVRSRDYHADLDSSRKLNLSSQSEEVRKHQDVGTSKNTRGTELNENANHGTEGFWGKLMLAAEQKVGAAEAERFCKAFQQVYEKLVYEELPLDAARKFINS, from the exons ATGGATGAGTTTGAATTCCGCCATCTCCTTGAGAATTTCCCGCTGGTCCGATCTCGCGACTATCAT GCAGACTTGGATTCTTCGAGAAAATTAAATCTGTCATCACAATCCGAGGAG GTAAGGAAGCACCAAGATGTTGGGACTTCCAAAAATACAAGAGGTACAGAGTTAAACGAGAATGCCAACCATGG GACAGAGGGGTTTTGGGGAAAACTGATGTTGGCTGCTGAGCAGAAG GTGGGAGCAGCAGAAGCCGAAAGATTCTGCAAGGCATTTCAACAAGTGTATGAGAAACTT GTTTATGAAGAACTGCCGTTGGATGCTGCTAGGAAGTTTATAAACTCGTGA
- the LOC142555195 gene encoding uncharacterized protein LOC142555195 isoform X5 produces MDEFEFRHLLENFPLVRSRDYHVRKHQDVGTSKNTRGTELNENANHEGFWGKLMLAAEQKVGAAEAERFCKAFQQVYEKLVYEELPLDAARKFINS; encoded by the exons ATGGATGAGTTTGAATTCCGCCATCTCCTTGAGAATTTCCCGCTGGTCCGATCTCGCGACTATCAT GTAAGGAAGCACCAAGATGTTGGGACTTCCAAAAATACAAGAGGTACAGAGTTAAACGAGAATGCCAACCATG AGGGGTTTTGGGGAAAACTGATGTTGGCTGCTGAGCAGAAG GTGGGAGCAGCAGAAGCCGAAAGATTCTGCAAGGCATTTCAACAAGTGTATGAGAAACTT GTTTATGAAGAACTGCCGTTGGATGCTGCTAGGAAGTTTATAAACTCGTGA
- the LOC142555194 gene encoding early nodulin-like protein 18 codes for MDHSSSRDRRSGLQLQYLIVLFIIFLQSFSGLVESYENYTVGDSFGWFDTLEKPDVDYEKWASSKNFSLGDFLIFNTDNNHSVIQTYNFTTYKLCDYDDSTDNDTIQWSSADPSSTDPQKITVSVPLMKVGMTYFFSSDYDGEQCNYGQHFKINVSHGQGLPPDLESPSDESPGPVSPESGDDEAAPDTIVPANFDNPRDTSTDDEKESSQSVSLFASSKFWEVKLYGAPFLVGILCLSYW; via the exons atggaTCACAGCAGCAGTAGGGACAGGAGAAGTGGGCTGCAGCTACAGTACCTGATTGTCCTCTTCATTATCTTTCTTCAATCTTTTTCTGGGCTGGTTGAATCCTACGAAAATTACACAGTGGGAGATTCATTTGGTTGGTTTGATACCTTAGAAAAACCTGATGTTGATTACGAGAAATGGGCTTCTTCAAAGAACTTCAGCCTCGGCGATTTTCTCA TTTTCAATACGGACAATAATCACTCGGTCATTCAGACATATAATTTCACTACGTACAAGCTTTGCGATTACGACGACTCCACGGACAACGACACCATACAATGGTCGTCGGCGGATCCTTCGTCGACGGATCCACAAAAAATTACGGTATCTGTCCCACTGATGAAAGTCGGAATGACATATTTTTTCTCTAGCGACTATGATGGGGAACAATGCAATTATGGGCAGCACTTCAAGATCAATGTGTCACATGGCCAAGGTTTGCCTCCTGATCTCGAAAGCCCGTCGGATGAGTCTCCGGGACCCGTGAGTCCAGAATCCGGTGACGACGAAGCTGCACCGGATACCATAGTTCCGGCAAATTTTGATAATCCAAGAGACACTAGTACTGATGATGAAAAGGAATCCTCTCAATCTGTTTCTTTGTTTGCATCTTCCAAGTTTTGGGAGGTGAAATTATATGGTGCACCCTTTTTGGTTGGAATTCTATGTTTGAGTTATTGGTGA
- the LOC142556543 gene encoding uncharacterized protein LOC142556543 encodes MPPRRLIARGARDEDRETYDGGRATPPPPPDMQAQMLAGMTQFFAQFARNQTTVGPEERPRPEAVYERFRRMSPKEFSGTADPMIAEGWIKSKEVIFDFMELTDADRVRCATFLLSGDARLWWESASVAVNLQTLTWMGFKEVFFAKYFTEEVRSRLTREFMTLRQGDSSVADFVRKFERGCYFVPLIANDAQAKRRHFMDGLRPILRRDVGVAGPTTYAVAVSRALMAEQDQRDIEADRQGKRSYQAPPQQQQQYQRPQFKKSYQGPPGKKPYQGPPRGKGPMQQQGAPQKPVNFPVCPKCNRQHPGQCLYGSGKCFKCGATDHMLKECPQWKQPTQGRVFAMHAQEANPDTTLLTGEYVEEETGGGDQGAGLD; translated from the exons atgcctcctagacgtttgattgcccgtggagcaagggatgaggacagagagacTTATGATGGAgggagggccactcctcctccaccaccagatatgcaggcacagatgcttgcggGTATGACGCAAtttttcgcacagtttgcgaggaaccagACTACTGTAGGCCCCGAGGAGAGGCCTAGACCAGAGGCAGTATATGaaaggttcaggaggatgagtccgaaggagttttcgggtactgctgacccgatgatagccgagggatggatcaagtcCAAAGAGgtaatcttcgattttatggagctgacCGATGctgatagggtcaggtgtgctaCGTTCCTTCTGTCAGGAGACGCCAggctatggtgggagagtgcgtcagtGGCAGTGAATTTGCAGACTTTGACTTGGATGGGATTCAAGGAAGTGTTCttcgccaagtacttcactgaagaggTACGCTCTCGTCTgaccagggaatttatgacgctgagacagggagacagtagtgtggcagattttgtcagaaagtttgagagggggtgttacttcgtacccctcattgcgaatgatgcccaaGCAAAGcggaggcatttcatggatggactgcggccgatcttgcgccgtgacgtaggggtagctggccctactacttatgcagtCGCCGTATCTAGAGCGTTGatggcagagcaagaccagcgAGACATTGAGgcagacaggcagggcaagaggtcctatcaggctccaccgcagcagcagcagcagtatcAGAGGCCTCAATTTAAGAAATCGTATCAGGGGCCACCAGGGAAGAAgccttatcagggaccgccgagGGGCAAGGGTCCCATGCAGCAGCAGGGAGCGCCTCAGAAGCCTGTTAATTTTCCAGTGTGCCCTAAGTGCAACCGTCAGCATCCAGGGCAATGCTTGTATGGGTCAggtaaatgttttaaatgtggagctactgaccacatgttgaaagaatgcccacagtggaagcagccaactcagggtagggtattcgccatgcatgctcaggaggcgaacccagacactacaCTACTGACTG gtgagtatgttgaggaggagacaggaggtggcgaccaaggggcaggcttggactga
- the LOC142555195 gene encoding uncharacterized protein LOC142555195 isoform X2, with protein MDEFEFRHLLENFPLVRSRDYHADLDSSRKLNLSSQSEEVRKHQDVGTSKNTRGTELNENANHEGFWGKLMLAAEQKVGAAEAERFCKAFQQVYEKLVYEELPLDAARKFINS; from the exons ATGGATGAGTTTGAATTCCGCCATCTCCTTGAGAATTTCCCGCTGGTCCGATCTCGCGACTATCAT GCAGACTTGGATTCTTCGAGAAAATTAAATCTGTCATCACAATCCGAGGAG GTAAGGAAGCACCAAGATGTTGGGACTTCCAAAAATACAAGAGGTACAGAGTTAAACGAGAATGCCAACCATG AGGGGTTTTGGGGAAAACTGATGTTGGCTGCTGAGCAGAAG GTGGGAGCAGCAGAAGCCGAAAGATTCTGCAAGGCATTTCAACAAGTGTATGAGAAACTT GTTTATGAAGAACTGCCGTTGGATGCTGCTAGGAAGTTTATAAACTCGTGA
- the LOC142555195 gene encoding uncharacterized protein LOC142555195 isoform X4: MDEFEFRHLLENFPLVRSRDYHVRKHQDVGTSKNTRGTELNENANHGTEGFWGKLMLAAEQKVGAAEAERFCKAFQQVYEKLVYEELPLDAARKFINS, from the exons ATGGATGAGTTTGAATTCCGCCATCTCCTTGAGAATTTCCCGCTGGTCCGATCTCGCGACTATCAT GTAAGGAAGCACCAAGATGTTGGGACTTCCAAAAATACAAGAGGTACAGAGTTAAACGAGAATGCCAACCATGG GACAGAGGGGTTTTGGGGAAAACTGATGTTGGCTGCTGAGCAGAAG GTGGGAGCAGCAGAAGCCGAAAGATTCTGCAAGGCATTTCAACAAGTGTATGAGAAACTT GTTTATGAAGAACTGCCGTTGGATGCTGCTAGGAAGTTTATAAACTCGTGA
- the LOC142555195 gene encoding uncharacterized protein LOC142555195 isoform X6 — protein sequence MDEFEFRHLLENFPLVRSRDYHVRKHQDVGTSKNTREGFWGKLMLAAEQKVGAAEAERFCKAFQQVYEKLVYEELPLDAARKFINS from the exons ATGGATGAGTTTGAATTCCGCCATCTCCTTGAGAATTTCCCGCTGGTCCGATCTCGCGACTATCAT GTAAGGAAGCACCAAGATGTTGGGACTTCCAAAAATACAAGAG AGGGGTTTTGGGGAAAACTGATGTTGGCTGCTGAGCAGAAG GTGGGAGCAGCAGAAGCCGAAAGATTCTGCAAGGCATTTCAACAAGTGTATGAGAAACTT GTTTATGAAGAACTGCCGTTGGATGCTGCTAGGAAGTTTATAAACTCGTGA
- the LOC142555195 gene encoding uncharacterized protein LOC142555195 isoform X3: protein MDEFEFRHLLENFPLVRSRDYHADLDSSRKLNLSSQSEEVRKHQDVGTSKNTREGFWGKLMLAAEQKVGAAEAERFCKAFQQVYEKLVYEELPLDAARKFINS from the exons ATGGATGAGTTTGAATTCCGCCATCTCCTTGAGAATTTCCCGCTGGTCCGATCTCGCGACTATCAT GCAGACTTGGATTCTTCGAGAAAATTAAATCTGTCATCACAATCCGAGGAG GTAAGGAAGCACCAAGATGTTGGGACTTCCAAAAATACAAGAG AGGGGTTTTGGGGAAAACTGATGTTGGCTGCTGAGCAGAAG GTGGGAGCAGCAGAAGCCGAAAGATTCTGCAAGGCATTTCAACAAGTGTATGAGAAACTT GTTTATGAAGAACTGCCGTTGGATGCTGCTAGGAAGTTTATAAACTCGTGA
- the LOC142555192 gene encoding pentatricopeptide repeat-containing protein At1g18485-like, producing the protein MFPTSPLLLSCNLSRLQALSTAALPPPRWRRTADILPLCASAQSLSETQQAHALAVVHGHLPRSVSISAALILSYATNLYHPTILHHLFTKSLPFSRSPFLHNTLIRACTLLSNGPGENRDTVRSYGILWYNDLLRNTAPLRPDDHTFPFVLKLCADLLLVKKGLEVHGSSIKAGFDYDVFVSNTLILFYGSWGDLGSVRKVFDEMPAKDLISWNTVIRVFSDNDCGLESVSLLKGMFLVPGVTPNAISIVSIFPVCTSLEDETLVRLIHCYVLKVGLDGEVRIGNAMVDAYGKCGKFEALEGAFNEIGDRNEVSWNSLLGSLAYRGFHSSALDSFRMMVKEGVKLSSITVATMLPVLVELGFFSKGRELHAFSVKMSINTDVFVSNALMDLYGKWRRFTEASNVFCKMSVRNIVSWNTMIGNFAQNGHELDAIKYVRELPAHGELPNHVTLTNVLPACARLGSVIHGKEVHARSIRNESVFELFVSNALTDMYAKCGCLDHAQKIFNISLRDEVSYNTLILGYSQTSKCSNSVILFKEMEISGLKPDTVSYMGVFSACANLSAIKEGKQIHAFAMRRLLHDHLFVANSLLDLYIKCGRIDVSKKVFDQIPKKDTASWNTMIMGFGMVGEVDSAVRFFEAMKQDDVEYDSVSYITVLSACSHGGLVEKGKAYFTDMLARYITPSDMHYACMVDLLGRSGLMEEAVSLINNLKIKPGVYVWGALLGASRLHGNMELGCWAAEHLLQLKPEHSGYYALLSNMYAEAGRWNEADGIRKLMNTRHVKKKPGCSWVQVQDQIHGFISGKILDPYMYLADSG; encoded by the coding sequence ATGTTCCCCACTTCCCCGCTTCTCCTCTCTTGCAATCTCAGTCGACTTCAAGCCCTCTCCACCGCCGCCCTGCCACCGCCAAGATGGCGGCGCACGGCGGATATTCTCCCTCTCTGTGCCTCTGCTCAATCCCTCTCCGAAACCCAGCAAGCGCATGCTCTCGCCGTCGTACACGGCCACCTGCCACGCAGCGTCTCCATTTCCGCCGCCCTCATCCTTTCCTACGCCACCAATCTTTATCACCCCACTATTCTTCATCACCTCTTCACAAAATCACTTCCCTTCTCTCGTTCCCCGTTCCTCCATAACACTCTCATCCGGGCCTGCACCCTTTTATCTAATGGGCCTGGTGAGAATCGCGACACTGTGAGAAGTTATGGTATTTTGTGGTACAATGATTTGTTGAGGAACACCGCTCCTCTAAGACCGGACGACCACACGTTTCCTTTTGTGCTGAAACTCTGTGCGGATTTATTGCTTGTGAAAAAAGGATTGGAGGTGCATGGGAGTTCGATCAAGGCTGGATTTGACTATGACGTGTTTGTGAGTAACACTCTCATTTTGTTTTATGGGAGCTGGGGTGATTTGGGTAGTGTAAGAAAAGTGTTCGACGAAATGCCTGCGAAAGATTTAATATCATGGAACACAGTGATTCGGGTTTTCTCCGACAATGATTGCGGGTTGGAATCGGTTAGTTTGTTAAAGGGTATGTTTTTGGTGCCCGGGGTTACTCCAAATGCCATTAGTATTGTGAGCATTTTTCCGGTGTGTACGAGTCTTGAAGATGAGACTTTAGTTAGATTAATTCACTGCTATGTATTGAAGGTTGGTTTGGATGGTGAGGTAAGGATTGGCAATGCAATGGTTGATGCATATGGAAAGTGTGGAAAATTTGAGGCCTTAGAGGGAGCTTTCAATGAGATTGGCGATAGAAATGAGGTCTCTTGGAACTCGTTACTCGGTAGTTTAGCTTATAGGGGTTTTCATAGCAGTGCCTTGGATAGTTTTAGGATGATGGTAAAGGAGGGAGTGAAACTGAGTTCTATTACCGTTGCCACGATGTTACCGGTATTGGTAGAGCTAGGGTTTTTCAGTAAGGGAAGAGAACTTCATGCATTCAGTGTGAAAATGAGCATCAACACTGATGTATTTGTTTCGAATGCATTGATGGATTTGTATGGAAAATGGAGACGTTTCACTGAAGCTTCAAATGTGTTTTGCAAGATGAGTGTGAGGAACATTGTTTCTTGGAATACCATGATAGGTAATTTTGCTCAAAACGGGCACGAGTTGGACGCAATAAAATATGTTAGAGAATTGCCAGCTCATGGTGAACTTCCTAATCATGTCACTCTCACAAATGTCCTTCCTGCTTGTGCCAGATTAGGTTCTGTTATTCATGGAAAGGAAGTACATGCTAGATCCATCCGGAATGAGTCTGTGTTTGAATTGTTTGTCTCAAATGCTTTAACAGACATGTATGCAAAATGTGGTTGCTTGGATCATGCTCAAAAGATATTCAACATCTCTCTTAGAGACGAAGTATCCTACAACACGCTAATTCTTGGCTATTCACAAACTAGCAAGTGCTCAAACTCTGTTATCTTGTTTAAAGAGATGGAAATTTCAGGGCTGAAGCCAGATACAGTCTCCTACATGGGAGTCTTCTCTGCATGTGCAAATCTATCGGCTATCAAAGAAGGGAAGCAAATTCATGCCTTCGCAATGAGAAGGTTGCTCCATGATCATCTTTTTGTTGCAAACTCACTTCTTGACTTGTACATTAAATGTGGAAGAATTGATGTTTCGAAGAAGGTTTTTGACCAGATTCCAAAAAAGGATACTGCATCTTGGAATACCATGATAATGGGGTTTGGAATGGTTGGGGAAGTGGATTCCGCTGTTAGGTTCTTTGAAGCTATGAAGCAGGACGATGTTGAATATGATTCGGTATCATATATAACAGTCCTCTCTGCCTGTAGTCATGGTGGATTAGTTGAAAAGGGGAAAGCATACTTCACTGACATGTTGGCACGGTACATAACACCCTCCGATATGCATTATGCTTGCATGGTGGATCTTCTTGGGCGGTCCGGTCTTATGGAAGAAGCAGTGTCGCTTATTAATAATCTCAAGATTAAACCAGGTGTTTATGTGTGGGGTGCTTTACTTGGGGCAAGTCGGCTACATGGTAACATGGAGCTTGGCTGTTGGGCAGCAGAGCATTTACTTCAGCTGAAGCCTGAACATTCTGGGTATTATGCATTGCTATCAAACATGTACGCAGAAGCAGGGAGGTGGAATGAAGCAGATGGAATTAGAAAACTGATGAATACGAGGCATGTGAAGAAGAAACCTGGTTGCAGTTGGGTTCAGGTTCAAGACCAAATACATGGCTTTATTTCTGGAAAAATATTGGATCCTTATATGTATCTTGCCGACTCAGGTTAA